From one Pagrus major chromosome 21, Pma_NU_1.0 genomic stretch:
- the thpo gene encoding thrombopoietin isoform X1 gives MALSRLLLLCMVASEVWDAETKPIDFVCNKGARRALNIVAETESALSECNDAKTFSTLVQLPCTELHVASWRNKSHQGIRGDIVASLRLLIEGVKVVRAQIQPGCASLPLQRLENNINNYLLILTHLQLSQGPAVSPALSCVPRSTLSLNTVLLKYNQLISGKLEWFMVDLEDRCTSQ, from the exons CTCTGTATGGTAGCCTCTGAGGTGTGGGATGCTGAGACCAAACCCATAGATTTTGTGTGTAATAAAGGCGCCAGGAGGGCTTTGAATATTGTGGCAGAGACGGAGAGTGCACTG AGTGAGTGTAATGACGCCAAAACCTTCTCCACACTGGTTCAGCTACCCTGCACCGAGCTCCATGTAGCATCTTGGAGGAACAAATCA CATCAAGGGATAAGAGGGGACATAGTTGCATCCTTGAGGCTTCTTATTGAAGGTGTGAAGGTTGTAAGGGCCCAGATCCAGCCAGGATGTGCCTCTTTGCCACTGCAGAGACTggaaaacaacatcaacaactaCCTGCTCATACTCACACACCTCCAGCTGAGT CAGGGGCCAGCGGTGAGTCCAGCACTGTCTTGTGTTCCTCGAAGCACCTTGAGTCTGAACACAGTCCTGCTGAAGTACAACCAACTGATCTCAGGCAAACTGGAGTGGTTCATGGTTGACCTGGAAGACAGATGCACTTCCCAGTGA
- the LOC141016286 gene encoding solute carrier family 12 member 9-like isoform X1, whose protein sequence is MSEKRPLLHYRLTASTCSEPRDASKHSGTKAGRGGRRSDDKPARKLGVVFGVVVPTLLSMFSVVVFLRIGFVVGQAGLYQSILMFLVAYFIITMTVLSVCAISTNGALDAGGAYYMISRALGPEFGGSIGIMFFFANVCSSALYVLGLVEAVMSTFGIPEEGVAGPHQVLPSGYWWSLLYGTVLLFLCFIVCLVGAHIYAKAAFIVFIIVTTVLVSVFMSFFIMGPIVVILPETSSWNSTSLNTANYSGFQLHTLEGNLLPKYTVDYTTGAMMSFVTVFAVMFNGCTGIMAGSNMSGDLKNPSYSIPRGTISAVLTTFITYNLLSLLIAWSCDRHLLQRDYSFLGDINIWPPMLTVGVYSSTMSAAMSNLIGASRILYALSKDNLFGGVLALAKKTSRSGNPWASVLVSWLLIQVVLFTGKLNTIAGIVSIFFLLVYAAVNLACLALEWASAPNFRPSFRCFTWHTCTLGIIGCLLMMFLINAIYAFASIAFMLLLVMLIHYLGPISNWGYISQALIFHQVRKYLLMLDVRKDHVKFWRPQVLLMVANPRSCTGLMTFINDLKKSGLYVLGHVKLGSLDRLPSDPLRSSYVSWLSLVDHLNIKSFVNLTLADSVQQGVQNLLFITGFGGMRPNTLVLGFYDDHTPEDHLQGKILLSTGHGMDTASPSIDPREQRSPSFPSLRGTDEPKDLQEEEYVSVIADAVKMGKNVTLARYFNQFNREEVLGSGRKIRGHRSKTGPFVDVWPLNLLRPDSHGYVDVCSLFLLQLASVLQETRAWSQARLRLFLCVEAGCSLKKEEETKLQVMLKELRISAQVQMVAWDQVVALHWQRQQEEAAKEDGIQEFPSTPPQLADEYICAVNNLIRRHGAPQPAVRFLYLPRPPADTSHYHAYLHHLDVLSQNLGPTLLIHGVTPVVTTDF, encoded by the exons ATGTCGGAGAAGAGGCCGCTTCTTCATTACCGACTCACCGCCAGCACCTGCTCCGAGCCCAGAGATGCGTCCAAACACAGCGGGACCAAGGCGGGCAGAGGCGGCCGACGGTCCGACGACAAACCCGCCCGGAAGCTCGGAGTGGTGTTCGGCGTGGTCGTGCCGACTTTGCTCTCCATGTTTAGCGTCGTTGTGTTCCTGCGAATCG GATTTGTTGTGGGTCAAGCAGGGCTCTATCAATCCATACTCATGTTCCTTGTGGCCTACTTTATCATCACAATGACCGTGCTTTCGGTCTGTGCCATCTCCACCAACGGGGCTTTAGATGCTGGAGGTGCCTACT ACATGATCAGTCGTGCCCTGGGTCCAGAGTTTGGTGGCAGCATTGGgatcatgtttttctttgccaATGTGTGCAGCAGTGCCCTCTATGTTTTGGGTCTGGTCGAGGCTGTCATGTCTACCTTTGGCATTCCAGAAG AGGGTGTTGCAGGTCCCCATCAGGTGTTGCCTTCAGGATACTGGTGGTCACTGCTTTACGGCACTGTCCTGCTCTTCTTGTGTTTCATTGTCTGCTTG GTCGGAGCCCACATCTATGCCAAAGCAGCCTTTATTGTCTTCATCATAGTCACGACAGTCCTGGTTTCTGTCTTCATGAGTTTCTTCATCATGGGGCCTATTGTGGTGATTTTACCAGAGACATCTAGTTGGAACAGTACCAGCCTGAACACTGCAAATTACTCTGGCTTCCAGCTTCACACCTTGGAGGGCAACCTATTGC ccaaatacacagtagactACACCACTGGTGCCATGATGAGTTTTGTCACAGTGTTTGCTGTCATGTTCAACGGCTGCACTGGAATCATGGCAGGCTCCAACATGTCAG GTGACCTGAAAAACCCCAGCTATTCCATCCCAAGAGGAACCATTTCAGCTGTTCTTACAACTTTCATCACATACAATCTGCTTAGTTTGCTGATTGCGTGGTCCTGTGATCG TCACCTTCTCCAAAGAGACTACAGTTTCCTAGGGGACATCAATATATGGCCACCAATGCTGACAGTTGGGGTTTACTCCTCCACTATGTCTGCTGCCATGAGTAACCTGATAGGAGCCTCTAGGATCCTGTATGCCCTCTCCAAAGACAACCTGTTTG GTGGTGTCCTGGCTCTGGCGAAGAAAACATCTCGAAGCGGGAACCCCTGGGCCTCGGTGCTTGTCTCCTGGTTGCTTATACAG GTGGTGCTATTTACTGGTAAATTGAACACCATTGCTGGTATTGTGAGCATCTTCTTCTTGTTGGTCTATGCTGCTGTGAACTTGGCCTGTTTGGCTCTGGAATGGGCTTCTGCACCCAACTTCAG ACCCTCATTTCGTTGTTTTACGTGGCATACCTGCACTCTAGGCATTATTGGCTGCCTTCTCATGATGTTCCTGATCAATGCCATTTATGCATTTGCCAGCATAGCCTTTATGCTGCTGCTCGTAATGCTTATCCACTACCTTGGCCCCATCAGCAACTGGGGCTACATCAGCCAGGCTCTCATCTTCCACCAG GTGCGCAAATACCTGTTGATGTTGGATGTGCGTAAGGATCATGTGAAGTTCTGGAGGCCCCAGGTGCTGCTGATGGTGGCAAACCCCCGCAGCTGTACAGGTCTCATGACTTTTATTAACGACCTGAAGAAAAGTGGCCTCTATGTGCTGGGACATGTAAAGCTGGGTTCACTGG ATAGGTTGCCCTCTGATCCTCTGCGGAGCAGTTATGTCTCCTGGCTGTCTCTAGTGGACCATCTAAACATCAAGTCATTTGTCAATCTTACCCTAGCTGACTCTGTACAACAAGGAGTTCAGAACCTGCTTTTCATCACAGGCTTTG GGGGAATGAGACCAAACACCCTAGTCTTGGGATTTTATGATGACCACACCCCTGAAGACCACCTCCAGGGTAAAATTCTTCTGTCTACTGGCCATGGCATGGATACAGCAAGTCCCTCCATTGACCCCCGAGAGCAACGGTCTCCCAGTTTCCCCAGTTTACGGGGTACTGACGAACCCAAAGACCTTCAGGAGGAGGAATATGTATCAGTAATTGCTGACGCTGTAAAAATGGGAAAGAATGTGACACTGGCTCGTTACTTCAACCAGTTCAACAGGGAGGAGGTCTTGGGGTCAGGAAGAAAAATCAGGGGGCACCGGAGCAAAACGGGGCCATTCGTAGATGTGTGGCCTCTTAATCTTCTTCGACCAGACAGTCATGGTTATGTTGACGTCTGCTCACTGTTCCTATTGCAGCTGGCCAGCGTGCTTCAAGAGACCCGAGCCTGGAGCCAGGCAAGACTCCGCCTCTTCCTATGTGTGGAGGCTGGTTGCAGTctgaagaaagaggaggagacaaagCTCCAGGTGATGCTGAAGGAGCTCAGGATCTCGGCTCAGGTGCAAATGGTGGCATGGGACCAGGTGGTGGCTCTGCACTGGCAGAGACAACAAGAGGAAGCTGCGAAGGAAGATGGTATCCAAGAGTTTCCCAGTACTCCTCCTCAGCTGGCCGATGAATACATCTGTGCTGTCAACAATCTCATTCGCAGACACGGTGCCCCTCAGCCTGCTGTACGTTTCCTGTATTTGCCCCGCCCACCAGCAGACACAAGCCATTACCATGCCTACCTGCACCACCTGGACGTGTTGAGTCAAAACCTGGGCCCAACATTGCTCATTCACGGGGTCACTCCTGTGGTCACAACTGACTTCTAA
- the LOC141016286 gene encoding solute carrier family 12 member 9-like isoform X2, which yields MSEKRPLLHYRLTASTCSEPRDASKHSGTKAGRGGRRSDDKPARKLGVVFGVVVPTLLSMFSVVVFLRIGFVVGQAGLYQSILMFLVAYFIITMTVLSVCAISTNGALDAGGAYYMISRALGPEFGGSIGIMFFFANVCSSALYVLGLVEAVMSTFGIPEEGVAGPHQVLPSGYWWSLLYGTVLLFLCFIVCLVGAHIYAKAAFIVFIIVTTVLVSVFMSFFIMGPIVVILPETSSWNSTSLNTANYSGFQLHTLEGNLLPKYTVDYTTGAMMSFVTVFAVMFNGCTGIMAGSNMSGDLKNPSYSIPRGTISAVLTTFITYNLLSLLIAWSCDRHLLQRDYSFLGDINIWPPMLTVGVYSSTMSAAMSNLIGASRILYALSKDNLFGGVLALAKKTSRSGNPWASVLVSWLLIQVVLFTGKLNTIAGIVSIFFLLVYAAVNLACLALEWASAPNFRPSFRCFTWHTCTLGIIGCLLMMFLINAIYAFASIAFMLLLVMLIHYLGPISNWGYISQALIFHQVRKYLLMLDVRKDHVKFWRPQVLLMVANPRSCTGLMTFINDLKKSGLYVLGHVKLGSLGCPLILCGAVMSPGCL from the exons ATGTCGGAGAAGAGGCCGCTTCTTCATTACCGACTCACCGCCAGCACCTGCTCCGAGCCCAGAGATGCGTCCAAACACAGCGGGACCAAGGCGGGCAGAGGCGGCCGACGGTCCGACGACAAACCCGCCCGGAAGCTCGGAGTGGTGTTCGGCGTGGTCGTGCCGACTTTGCTCTCCATGTTTAGCGTCGTTGTGTTCCTGCGAATCG GATTTGTTGTGGGTCAAGCAGGGCTCTATCAATCCATACTCATGTTCCTTGTGGCCTACTTTATCATCACAATGACCGTGCTTTCGGTCTGTGCCATCTCCACCAACGGGGCTTTAGATGCTGGAGGTGCCTACT ACATGATCAGTCGTGCCCTGGGTCCAGAGTTTGGTGGCAGCATTGGgatcatgtttttctttgccaATGTGTGCAGCAGTGCCCTCTATGTTTTGGGTCTGGTCGAGGCTGTCATGTCTACCTTTGGCATTCCAGAAG AGGGTGTTGCAGGTCCCCATCAGGTGTTGCCTTCAGGATACTGGTGGTCACTGCTTTACGGCACTGTCCTGCTCTTCTTGTGTTTCATTGTCTGCTTG GTCGGAGCCCACATCTATGCCAAAGCAGCCTTTATTGTCTTCATCATAGTCACGACAGTCCTGGTTTCTGTCTTCATGAGTTTCTTCATCATGGGGCCTATTGTGGTGATTTTACCAGAGACATCTAGTTGGAACAGTACCAGCCTGAACACTGCAAATTACTCTGGCTTCCAGCTTCACACCTTGGAGGGCAACCTATTGC ccaaatacacagtagactACACCACTGGTGCCATGATGAGTTTTGTCACAGTGTTTGCTGTCATGTTCAACGGCTGCACTGGAATCATGGCAGGCTCCAACATGTCAG GTGACCTGAAAAACCCCAGCTATTCCATCCCAAGAGGAACCATTTCAGCTGTTCTTACAACTTTCATCACATACAATCTGCTTAGTTTGCTGATTGCGTGGTCCTGTGATCG TCACCTTCTCCAAAGAGACTACAGTTTCCTAGGGGACATCAATATATGGCCACCAATGCTGACAGTTGGGGTTTACTCCTCCACTATGTCTGCTGCCATGAGTAACCTGATAGGAGCCTCTAGGATCCTGTATGCCCTCTCCAAAGACAACCTGTTTG GTGGTGTCCTGGCTCTGGCGAAGAAAACATCTCGAAGCGGGAACCCCTGGGCCTCGGTGCTTGTCTCCTGGTTGCTTATACAG GTGGTGCTATTTACTGGTAAATTGAACACCATTGCTGGTATTGTGAGCATCTTCTTCTTGTTGGTCTATGCTGCTGTGAACTTGGCCTGTTTGGCTCTGGAATGGGCTTCTGCACCCAACTTCAG ACCCTCATTTCGTTGTTTTACGTGGCATACCTGCACTCTAGGCATTATTGGCTGCCTTCTCATGATGTTCCTGATCAATGCCATTTATGCATTTGCCAGCATAGCCTTTATGCTGCTGCTCGTAATGCTTATCCACTACCTTGGCCCCATCAGCAACTGGGGCTACATCAGCCAGGCTCTCATCTTCCACCAG GTGCGCAAATACCTGTTGATGTTGGATGTGCGTAAGGATCATGTGAAGTTCTGGAGGCCCCAGGTGCTGCTGATGGTGGCAAACCCCCGCAGCTGTACAGGTCTCATGACTTTTATTAACGACCTGAAGAAAAGTGGCCTCTATGTGCTGGGACATGTAAAGCTGGGTTCACTGG GTTGCCCTCTGATCCTCTGCGGAGCAGTTATGTCTCCTGGCTGTCTCTAG
- the thpo gene encoding thrombopoietin isoform X2, whose translation MALSRLLLLCMVASEVWDAETKPIDFVCNKGARRALNIVAETESALSECNDAKTFSTLVQLPCTELHVASWRNKSHQGIRGDIVASLRLLIEGVKVVRAQIQPGCASLPLQRLENNINNYLLILTHLQLSGPAVSPALSCVPRSTLSLNTVLLKYNQLISGKLEWFMVDLEDRCTSQ comes from the exons CTCTGTATGGTAGCCTCTGAGGTGTGGGATGCTGAGACCAAACCCATAGATTTTGTGTGTAATAAAGGCGCCAGGAGGGCTTTGAATATTGTGGCAGAGACGGAGAGTGCACTG AGTGAGTGTAATGACGCCAAAACCTTCTCCACACTGGTTCAGCTACCCTGCACCGAGCTCCATGTAGCATCTTGGAGGAACAAATCA CATCAAGGGATAAGAGGGGACATAGTTGCATCCTTGAGGCTTCTTATTGAAGGTGTGAAGGTTGTAAGGGCCCAGATCCAGCCAGGATGTGCCTCTTTGCCACTGCAGAGACTggaaaacaacatcaacaactaCCTGCTCATACTCACACACCTCCAGCTGAGT GGGCCAGCGGTGAGTCCAGCACTGTCTTGTGTTCCTCGAAGCACCTTGAGTCTGAACACAGTCCTGCTGAAGTACAACCAACTGATCTCAGGCAAACTGGAGTGGTTCATGGTTGACCTGGAAGACAGATGCACTTCCCAGTGA